The bacterium genome includes a region encoding these proteins:
- a CDS encoding tetratricopeptide repeat protein, translating into MLRWSAILFLTFLFTFGLEGCAKRATVKPESVVDTPENHYSLGIKLTEEGKTDAAAEEFNRAMNLDPKFAPAYAGMAILDALKGDFRSAHRMVESGLDYESEDTACLIAKGRVFTMEKAGDKWLERALEAFDRVLKRTPEHSEALFYRAEAFKHAHKFSEAGEVYSTVVAKKDNWSARANREWELVQKIVRAAPATQKGNEIALIPAIDRADLAVLLLEELKLKD; encoded by the coding sequence ATGCTGCGTTGGTCAGCTATATTATTCCTGACATTTCTCTTCACATTCGGCCTCGAAGGCTGCGCCAAACGCGCCACCGTGAAGCCGGAATCAGTGGTGGACACTCCCGAGAATCACTACAGCCTCGGAATCAAACTCACGGAGGAAGGCAAGACAGATGCGGCAGCCGAGGAGTTCAACCGTGCCATGAACTTGGATCCGAAATTTGCCCCAGCCTATGCTGGAATGGCCATTCTTGATGCGCTCAAAGGGGATTTCCGAAGTGCGCATCGCATGGTGGAGAGCGGGTTGGATTATGAGAGCGAAGATACCGCCTGCCTTATTGCTAAAGGACGTGTGTTCACTATGGAAAAGGCGGGGGACAAGTGGTTAGAGAGAGCCCTTGAGGCCTTCGACCGGGTTTTGAAAAGGACGCCCGAGCATTCGGAAGCGCTCTTCTATAGGGCAGAAGCATTCAAGCACGCCCACAAATTCTCTGAGGCCGGTGAAGTCTATTCAACGGTTGTCGCCAAGAAGGATAATTGGTCTGCCCGTGCGAACAGAGAGTGGGAACTGGTCCAAAAAATTGTGCGTGCGGCGCCTGCCACACAAAAGGGCAACGAGATTGCGTTGATTCCAGCCATAGACCGGGCGGATTTGGCGGTTTTACTTCTCGAAGAACTCAAACTGAAGGAT